From Cellulosimicrobium sp. ES-005, one genomic window encodes:
- a CDS encoding DUF2075 domain-containing protein, with translation MSGIVRYSARALAELTTSDVSLVEKHLEEHFVMQGLGVPGASERRSWRRSLPVLARDLADAGLHDIEVLLEYRLPLSSKRADVVLAGTHPRTGVESYVVVELKQWSKARLDDDVDSLVRVEGSPRAHHLHPSVQVGGYVEFLRDFTAVLHDEPERLAGVSYLHNAEDVGVADLVDAAVSATYPLFTSSSRGEWLDYLRSRLAPGTGTDAADRLLSSTVRPSRQLLQVAASEIRDRENFTLLDEQRVAFDLVMKAVRRAARENTKTAVVVSGGPGSGKSVIALSVMGELARQGKTVLHATGSQSFTQTLRKVAGKGSRATQRMFMYFNSFMSAEQNALDVLVLDEAHRIRDKSVIRFTPKAIRDKARPQIDELLDAARVPVFLLDEHQVVRPGESGTVETIRSAAASHGMRVEYVNLADQFRAGGSQLYVEWVLRLLGLTEGGAVPWKGDDHFELRTARSPRELEVALEAQRERGFGARMTAGYAWRWSDPTPDGTLVSDVVIGDWSRPWNVKGDRAVGDAPPSPLWATSPGGFGQVGCVYTAQGFEYDWNGVIFGPDLVWRTDRWVARREANKDPAFRSRTQVSDEQFDALVRNVYKVLLTRGMVGTIIYSTDRETQEHLERLLSVRAGLGDKDG, from the coding sequence GTGTCCGGAATAGTCAGGTACTCAGCTCGCGCTCTGGCGGAGCTCACCACCTCTGACGTCTCCCTCGTCGAGAAGCACCTGGAAGAGCACTTCGTCATGCAAGGTCTCGGAGTTCCAGGCGCATCGGAACGCCGCTCGTGGCGGCGTTCGCTGCCTGTGCTGGCTCGCGACCTCGCGGACGCGGGGCTGCACGACATCGAGGTGCTCCTCGAATATCGGTTGCCGTTGTCCTCGAAGCGGGCCGACGTGGTGCTGGCAGGCACCCACCCACGGACGGGCGTCGAGTCGTACGTCGTCGTGGAGCTCAAGCAGTGGTCCAAGGCGCGGCTCGACGACGACGTCGACTCCCTGGTGCGCGTCGAGGGCTCGCCACGAGCTCATCACCTGCACCCGAGCGTGCAGGTGGGCGGCTACGTCGAGTTCCTGCGCGACTTCACGGCGGTCCTGCACGACGAACCGGAGCGTCTCGCCGGCGTGTCCTACTTGCACAACGCCGAGGACGTAGGTGTGGCTGATCTCGTCGACGCGGCAGTCTCGGCGACCTATCCCCTCTTCACCTCGTCGTCTCGAGGTGAGTGGCTCGACTATCTCCGGAGCCGACTGGCTCCGGGGACCGGCACGGATGCTGCCGACCGACTTCTCTCGTCGACGGTCCGTCCCTCCAGGCAGCTCCTCCAGGTCGCGGCTTCCGAGATCCGTGATCGGGAGAACTTCACCTTGCTCGACGAGCAGCGAGTTGCTTTCGACCTGGTGATGAAGGCGGTTCGCCGAGCTGCGCGGGAGAACACGAAAACGGCCGTGGTTGTCTCTGGAGGGCCCGGCTCGGGCAAGAGCGTGATCGCTCTCTCAGTCATGGGTGAGCTCGCACGTCAGGGCAAGACCGTCCTGCACGCCACGGGGTCCCAGAGCTTCACGCAGACGTTGCGCAAGGTCGCGGGGAAGGGCTCGAGGGCGACGCAGCGCATGTTCATGTACTTCAACAGCTTCATGTCTGCGGAGCAGAATGCGCTCGACGTGCTCGTCCTCGACGAGGCGCACCGCATCCGCGATAAGTCGGTCATCCGATTCACCCCCAAGGCGATCCGAGACAAGGCACGTCCGCAGATCGACGAACTTCTCGACGCCGCTCGCGTCCCCGTCTTCCTGCTGGACGAGCATCAAGTGGTCCGGCCCGGCGAGAGCGGGACGGTCGAGACCATTCGCTCTGCAGCCGCATCACACGGGATGCGGGTCGAGTACGTGAACCTCGCGGATCAGTTCCGCGCGGGCGGTAGCCAGCTGTACGTCGAGTGGGTGCTCCGCCTGCTGGGTCTCACCGAGGGAGGGGCAGTTCCGTGGAAGGGCGATGACCACTTCGAACTGAGGACCGCGCGGTCGCCGCGGGAGTTGGAGGTGGCTCTCGAAGCTCAGCGGGAACGGGGATTCGGGGCGCGTATGACGGCCGGCTACGCCTGGCGATGGAGCGACCCCACGCCGGACGGCACGCTGGTCTCGGACGTCGTGATCGGGGACTGGTCCAGGCCGTGGAACGTCAAAGGTGACCGTGCCGTCGGCGATGCACCGCCGTCGCCGCTGTGGGCGACCTCCCCAGGTGGCTTCGGGCAGGTCGGCTGCGTCTACACGGCGCAGGGTTTTGAGTATGACTGGAACGGAGTGATCTTCGGCCCGGACCTCGTCTGGCGAACCGACCGCTGGGTGGCTCGACGTGAGGCGAACAAGGATCCGGCGTTCCGGTCGCGGACTCAGGTCAGCGACGAGCAGTTCGATGCTCTGGTACGCAATGTGTACAAGGTGCTCCTGACGCGGGGGATGGTCGGGACGATCATCTACTCGACCGACCGGGAGACGCAGGAGCATCTGGAGCGGTTGCTATCGGTCAGGGCGGGCCTCGGCGATAAAGATGGGTAA
- a CDS encoding ImmA/IrrE family metallo-endopeptidase, giving the protein MLERAPSLEPVGAGIAVAPNAVLPDHSPTARSVAMLVHIQDPGAHYVATPARWRELGRRLTPDARPLVILRPRGPVMIVFDVRHTEPLSEGSPPLPHDVSSPMAISTGLTDDEVSLRLGARRRQRDARRDPVTLADTGKHLGGTASSSRGVSLQRRPTKDGRPGDVHRLRYDVTVNRNDAPQDRLASLLHELGHIYCGHLGTYNPKHWSDRSFVGDTAGELEAETVAHIVLSRLDPHLEMGRYIESQLRRHDADVPPISLQTVLTVAGLCLQMADRRLPRRRD; this is encoded by the coding sequence GTGCTGGAGCGTGCGCCGTCGCTCGAACCCGTCGGTGCGGGGATCGCCGTCGCCCCCAACGCCGTGCTCCCCGACCACTCGCCCACGGCACGATCGGTGGCGATGCTCGTCCACATCCAGGACCCCGGCGCCCACTACGTCGCCACCCCGGCCCGATGGAGGGAGCTGGGACGCCGCCTCACCCCAGATGCACGGCCGTTGGTCATTCTTCGTCCGCGAGGGCCCGTCATGATCGTCTTCGACGTGCGCCACACCGAGCCTCTCTCGGAGGGGAGTCCCCCGCTCCCTCATGACGTCTCATCGCCCATGGCCATCTCGACGGGTCTCACCGACGACGAAGTTTCTCTCCGTCTGGGAGCGCGTCGTCGACAACGCGATGCGCGACGGGATCCCGTCACCCTCGCTGACACGGGGAAGCACCTGGGCGGTACTGCTTCCTCGTCGCGCGGCGTGTCGCTTCAACGGCGACCTACGAAGGATGGCCGACCCGGAGACGTTCACCGACTCCGGTACGACGTCACCGTCAACCGGAACGACGCGCCACAGGACCGCCTGGCGTCGCTGCTTCATGAGCTCGGGCACATCTACTGTGGCCACCTCGGCACCTACAACCCCAAGCATTGGTCCGACCGAAGCTTCGTCGGCGACACCGCCGGAGAGCTCGAAGCCGAGACCGTCGCGCACATCGTCCTCTCGCGCCTCGACCCACACCTCGAGATGGGCCGCTACATCGAGAGCCAACTTCGTCGACACGACGCCGACGTTCCACCGATCAGCCTCCAGACCGTGCTGACCGTCGCGGGGCTCTGCCTCCAGATGGCCGACCGTCGACTACCTCGACGCAGAGACTAA
- a CDS encoding DUF6361 family protein, translating into MASVFGWLDADATQRQQMLEVVDLFREEGTVDDLGIGSIRDALSDKLFPGTSVLHTRLRYVLFIPWLLQRAAARRTPQEMSAELHNLELRLIGSLLAGGETQGVIGRRARSALKQLPSASYWAALGAWGIRDAETADAYFRREYDFRALSRRSAVPDDPEARDVPQSRGIDAHLPPCPGDLLQAIDFYLTAEEEQYLSDRIAAGTQGSFFAWLVRNPPADSPSADVGSPAFAWEVHNLVEAPLELRRDVDHARRFSVTVHGASLLYNLLLAERRRDDELVAGYTEALADWQDALEPARTAREWDRADWWISLHREAPQLRGATRDFVNGWLDLVSEDEDVASSTAARALVADREKRIKGGRARLLNQSALDRWSGASGTGRQTFRWPVARSHLVDLYTARENRAVAS; encoded by the coding sequence ATGGCTTCTGTCTTCGGCTGGCTCGACGCCGACGCAACCCAGCGTCAGCAGATGCTCGAGGTGGTGGACCTCTTCCGGGAGGAGGGAACGGTCGACGACCTGGGGATCGGCAGCATCCGGGACGCGCTGTCCGACAAGCTCTTCCCGGGCACGTCGGTGCTGCACACGCGCTTGCGCTATGTGCTCTTCATCCCCTGGCTGCTGCAGCGTGCGGCTGCACGCCGGACGCCGCAGGAGATGAGTGCCGAGCTCCACAACCTGGAGCTTCGCCTCATCGGCAGTCTGCTCGCCGGCGGGGAGACGCAGGGCGTCATCGGCCGGCGGGCACGGAGCGCGCTGAAGCAGCTCCCGAGCGCGAGCTACTGGGCGGCCCTGGGAGCCTGGGGCATCAGGGACGCCGAGACGGCCGACGCCTACTTCCGGCGTGAGTACGACTTCCGCGCGCTGAGCCGCCGTAGCGCCGTGCCGGACGATCCCGAAGCCAGGGATGTGCCGCAGAGCCGAGGCATCGACGCCCACCTTCCGCCGTGTCCCGGGGACCTTCTCCAGGCGATCGACTTCTACCTCACCGCCGAGGAGGAGCAGTACCTCTCCGACCGGATCGCCGCGGGCACGCAGGGCTCGTTCTTCGCCTGGCTCGTCCGGAACCCACCGGCCGACTCACCGTCCGCCGACGTCGGCTCACCGGCGTTCGCGTGGGAGGTCCACAACCTTGTCGAGGCACCGCTAGAGCTGCGACGCGACGTCGACCACGCGCGCCGCTTCAGCGTCACGGTGCACGGGGCGTCGCTGCTCTATAACCTGCTGCTCGCGGAGAGGCGCAGGGACGACGAGCTCGTCGCCGGCTACACCGAGGCGCTCGCCGACTGGCAGGACGCGCTCGAGCCTGCCCGGACCGCGCGCGAGTGGGACCGGGCCGACTGGTGGATCTCGCTCCACAGGGAGGCGCCCCAGCTGCGTGGCGCGACGCGGGACTTCGTGAACGGGTGGCTCGACCTCGTGTCGGAGGACGAGGACGTCGCGTCGTCCACGGCGGCGCGTGCACTGGTGGCGGACCGTGAGAAGCGGATCAAGGGCGGGCGCGCCCGTCTGCTGAACCAGTCGGCACTGGATCGGTGGTCCGGTGCGAGTGGAACCGGACGGCAGACCTTCCGTTGGCCGGTCGCGCGGAGCCATCTCGTCGACTTGTACACCGCCCGGGAGAACAGGGCGGTGGCTTCATGA
- a CDS encoding HipA domain-containing protein, producing MGDLRVELYGRLVGHLVGTSARTFDFRTDRSVLEHWPPGSTVLSEAVPLSLVENRARAARRRNYFAELLPEGRVLSELAARARIAESDVVGLLARFGRDVAGAVELYDPDAPGEPRTPRATPLSDAQVGELLGNTRGMPLGNSPRGGKSSLAGVQDKIVLALVEGTWHQVHDGYPSSHILKPHSAANPTVIYDEEYVTRLASRLGLTHGTVWLHDFDGRTALVIERYDRSPDAPRGRLHQEDMNQALGARGDEKYQEIGGKVSLARIADVLRRAAGPTAVEQLLRYTTLTLAVGNLDMHAKNVSMLHLPDGRARIAPMYDVVPLRHQPTDGRLALAVNGAYVHSTVTASDLVAEGEAWGVTTAHDTVRAALGAVADALSREEPDPRAHPGIRDDAAGFTQNLLAGEAAG from the coding sequence ATGGGTGACCTGCGGGTCGAGCTGTACGGGCGGCTCGTCGGCCATCTCGTGGGAACGAGCGCGCGGACGTTCGACTTCAGGACGGACCGGTCCGTGCTCGAGCACTGGCCGCCCGGAAGCACCGTGCTGTCCGAGGCGGTTCCGCTGAGCCTCGTGGAGAATCGCGCGCGTGCCGCCCGGAGGCGCAACTACTTCGCAGAGCTCCTTCCCGAAGGGCGAGTCCTGAGCGAGCTCGCCGCCCGCGCACGCATCGCGGAGAGTGACGTCGTCGGGCTGCTCGCGCGCTTCGGACGGGACGTCGCCGGCGCCGTCGAGCTGTACGACCCCGACGCGCCCGGTGAGCCGCGCACCCCGCGCGCGACCCCACTGAGCGACGCGCAGGTCGGCGAGCTGCTCGGAAACACGCGAGGAATGCCGCTCGGGAACTCGCCGCGCGGCGGCAAGTCGTCCCTCGCTGGCGTCCAGGACAAGATCGTCCTCGCGCTCGTCGAAGGAACCTGGCACCAGGTGCACGACGGCTACCCGTCGAGCCACATCCTCAAGCCCCACTCCGCGGCGAACCCGACCGTCATCTATGACGAGGAGTACGTGACGCGGCTCGCGTCACGCCTCGGCCTGACGCACGGGACGGTGTGGCTGCACGACTTCGACGGACGGACCGCGCTCGTGATCGAGCGCTACGACCGGTCGCCCGACGCTCCCCGAGGACGCCTCCACCAGGAGGACATGAACCAGGCGCTCGGCGCGCGCGGCGACGAGAAGTACCAGGAGATCGGCGGCAAAGTTAGCCTCGCGAGGATCGCGGATGTCCTACGTCGCGCGGCCGGCCCGACGGCGGTCGAGCAGCTCCTCCGATACACCACACTCACCCTCGCGGTCGGCAACCTCGACATGCACGCCAAGAACGTCTCGATGCTCCACTTGCCCGACGGGAGGGCACGGATCGCGCCGATGTACGACGTCGTGCCGCTACGGCACCAGCCGACCGACGGGCGGCTCGCCCTCGCTGTGAACGGTGCCTACGTGCACAGCACGGTCACCGCGTCGGACCTCGTCGCGGAGGGAGAGGCGTGGGGAGTGACAACCGCCCACGACACGGTCCGTGCCGCACTCGGCGCCGTAGCCGACGCGCTGTCGCGCGAAGAGCCGGACCCACGAGCTCACCCGGGTATACGAGACGACGCCGCCGGATTCACTCAGAACCTCCTAGCCGGGGAGGCCGCCGGATGA
- a CDS encoding helicase-related protein has product MSTEQRPEVDRVLASLKDFQRATVELVHERLWGDDDPVKKFLVADEVGLGKTMVAKGVIARTVDHLWETDKRVDVVYLCSNSQIARQNLSRLNVVGGTELRHADRLTLLPKVIRDLRGRRINFVSFTPGTSFQVGSSAGKSEERVLLYWMLTAYWGRAATKSAPWRRFFEGWMSRNNFERALRAFDQDQLDEELCRSFGELVETSSGPDGGPLRAELQDCVHEFRWMRGQPSGELARRRDRLIGAMRGLVARASVHHLEPDLVILDEFQRFKDLLDTDDAGAQLAHAIFDHPDAKVLMLSATPYKMYTLPDDPESDDHYTDFTRTVRFLAGDDRARLVEDELRAMRESLLAGGDRARAREARDAVERELRRVMSRTERLSSTPDRDGMLAERCLDGVRLTADDVRAWRTFDGVARHIDHHDVLEYWRSTPYPLNLMERGTYQVRTKFQAAVERGDAEIATALASGAGLLDWEAVRRYEQIDPGNAKMRGLAADVLDRGAWRLAWIAPSLPYSELGGAYAEEDLRSFTKRLVFSAWTVVPKAVATVLSYGAERRAMNAVGDGSALARRAYDDRPITPPLQFRMTSGDSTRPAGMSTLALLYPSSALARLGDPLDIARSVGALPLAQEVVLECVRGRIADRLQSLPPGLDGAVVDQRWYWAAPLLLDAVDGDDGAIWHFLGSSGLDDDDTGSGLDAHLRLAESVDGLELGPRPADLVDVLARLALAGPGVCALRALSRVAGGARSLRHPEIRARAFDVAQGLRSLFNKPEIVAVLRAEEDERYWQAVLDHCFDGGLQAVLDEYAHVLVESEGLQDADKLSRAETLAETMVEALSTRAVPNTIEQVRVDGGRVLLDDSPRMRSHFAARYGRMQSDEKSAVRESTVRVAYNSPFRPFVLASTSVGQEGLDFHTYSHAIVHWNLPGNPVDLEQREGRVHRYKGHAVRKNVAADHGAVALTCIASDPWAGVFDSAARARAENGSDITPFWVYTRPDGAVIERYVPALPLSREQQRYRRLQRTVGAYRLVIGQPRQDDLLRYVGHSDEDTSWLRIDLTPAAVEIEPFDDAGSPATETIFDPMHDEPPYTPNPWGNEEEALLAAVLYNGGLLGINVREGRGATPAEHREIARRAGYLDARGVAGVRSEHRSGGRWVTVVGRRELEGSAQALGFSMPADLTW; this is encoded by the coding sequence ATGAGCACCGAGCAGCGTCCCGAGGTCGACCGCGTCCTCGCGAGCCTGAAGGACTTCCAGCGAGCGACCGTCGAGCTCGTGCACGAGCGGCTCTGGGGCGATGACGACCCTGTGAAGAAGTTCCTCGTCGCCGACGAGGTAGGGCTGGGCAAGACGATGGTCGCCAAAGGGGTGATCGCCCGGACCGTCGATCATCTGTGGGAGACCGACAAGCGCGTCGACGTCGTCTACCTCTGCTCCAACTCGCAGATCGCCCGGCAGAACCTCAGCCGGCTCAATGTCGTCGGGGGCACGGAGCTACGCCACGCGGATCGGCTCACCCTGCTGCCCAAGGTGATCCGGGATCTGCGGGGGCGACGCATCAACTTCGTCTCGTTCACCCCGGGCACGTCGTTCCAGGTGGGCAGCTCGGCCGGCAAGTCCGAGGAGCGCGTGCTGCTCTACTGGATGCTCACGGCGTACTGGGGCAGGGCTGCGACGAAGAGCGCGCCGTGGCGTCGCTTCTTCGAGGGCTGGATGAGCCGGAACAACTTCGAGCGTGCGCTCCGGGCGTTCGACCAGGATCAGCTCGACGAGGAGCTGTGCCGCTCGTTCGGCGAGCTGGTCGAGACGTCGTCCGGACCGGACGGTGGCCCACTGCGAGCGGAGCTCCAAGACTGCGTCCACGAGTTCCGCTGGATGCGTGGCCAGCCGTCCGGCGAGCTGGCTCGCCGGAGGGATCGCTTGATCGGAGCCATGCGTGGTCTGGTCGCGCGAGCGTCCGTGCACCATCTCGAGCCCGACCTGGTCATCCTCGACGAGTTCCAGCGCTTCAAGGATCTTCTCGACACCGACGATGCCGGAGCCCAGCTCGCGCACGCGATCTTCGACCACCCTGACGCCAAGGTGCTCATGCTCTCGGCGACGCCCTACAAGATGTACACGCTCCCAGACGACCCCGAGAGCGACGACCACTACACCGACTTCACGCGCACCGTGCGGTTCCTCGCCGGCGACGACCGCGCACGCCTCGTGGAGGACGAGCTGCGGGCGATGCGCGAGAGCCTGCTCGCGGGTGGTGACCGCGCGCGTGCACGCGAGGCACGGGACGCCGTCGAACGTGAGCTGAGGCGCGTCATGAGCCGCACGGAACGCTTGTCTTCGACCCCGGATCGCGACGGGATGCTCGCGGAGCGCTGCCTGGACGGCGTCCGCCTGACAGCCGATGACGTGCGCGCCTGGCGGACCTTCGACGGCGTCGCTCGGCACATCGATCACCATGACGTCCTCGAGTACTGGCGCTCCACCCCGTACCCGCTGAACCTCATGGAACGAGGCACGTACCAGGTGCGCACGAAGTTCCAGGCAGCCGTCGAACGGGGCGACGCGGAGATCGCGACGGCGCTCGCAAGCGGTGCCGGGCTGCTCGACTGGGAGGCCGTGCGTCGCTACGAGCAGATCGACCCGGGTAACGCGAAGATGCGAGGGCTTGCCGCCGACGTCCTCGACCGGGGCGCATGGCGTCTCGCGTGGATCGCGCCGTCGTTGCCCTACTCCGAGCTCGGTGGGGCGTACGCCGAGGAGGACCTGCGGTCGTTCACCAAGCGCCTCGTCTTCTCGGCATGGACGGTGGTGCCGAAGGCCGTCGCGACCGTCCTCAGCTACGGCGCGGAGCGCCGGGCGATGAACGCCGTCGGCGACGGATCGGCCCTTGCACGGCGGGCGTACGACGACCGGCCGATCACTCCTCCGCTGCAGTTCCGCATGACGTCGGGTGACTCGACGCGTCCAGCGGGGATGTCGACGCTCGCCTTGCTGTACCCGTCGAGCGCGCTGGCCCGCCTTGGTGACCCGCTCGATATCGCGCGCTCGGTGGGCGCACTGCCTTTGGCGCAGGAGGTCGTCCTCGAGTGCGTACGTGGCCGGATCGCCGATCGGCTCCAGTCGCTTCCGCCCGGACTTGACGGGGCCGTCGTCGACCAGCGGTGGTATTGGGCGGCGCCACTGCTCCTGGACGCGGTCGACGGCGACGACGGTGCGATCTGGCACTTCCTCGGCAGCTCCGGGCTCGATGATGACGACACGGGGTCCGGGCTCGACGCACACCTGCGGCTGGCGGAGTCGGTGGACGGGCTCGAGCTGGGGCCGCGACCGGCGGACCTCGTCGACGTCCTGGCTCGTCTCGCCCTGGCCGGTCCGGGCGTCTGCGCGCTGCGTGCGCTGTCCAGGGTGGCAGGAGGCGCCCGGTCACTGCGGCACCCGGAGATCCGGGCTCGAGCATTCGATGTCGCCCAAGGGTTGCGTTCGTTGTTCAACAAGCCGGAGATCGTCGCGGTGCTGCGCGCCGAGGAGGACGAGCGCTACTGGCAGGCCGTCCTGGACCACTGCTTCGACGGCGGCCTTCAGGCCGTGCTCGACGAGTACGCTCACGTCCTCGTCGAGTCCGAGGGCCTGCAGGACGCCGACAAGCTCTCACGTGCGGAGACCCTCGCCGAGACGATGGTCGAGGCGCTCTCGACGCGCGCGGTCCCCAACACCATCGAGCAGGTCCGGGTCGACGGCGGGCGGGTCTTGCTGGACGACAGCCCTCGGATGCGCAGCCACTTCGCCGCACGTTACGGGCGCATGCAGTCCGACGAGAAGTCTGCGGTTCGCGAGTCGACGGTGCGGGTCGCGTACAACTCGCCGTTCCGCCCGTTCGTCCTCGCATCGACGTCCGTAGGGCAGGAGGGTCTGGACTTCCACACGTACAGCCACGCGATCGTGCACTGGAACCTGCCGGGAAACCCGGTCGACCTCGAGCAGCGCGAGGGGCGTGTGCACCGGTACAAGGGCCACGCCGTCCGCAAGAACGTCGCCGCGGACCACGGCGCCGTCGCGTTGACCTGCATAGCTTCCGACCCCTGGGCTGGTGTGTTCGACTCGGCGGCACGAGCGCGAGCCGAGAACGGTTCCGACATCACCCCGTTCTGGGTCTACACCCGCCCCGACGGCGCGGTGATCGAGCGCTACGTCCCCGCACTGCCGCTCAGCCGCGAGCAGCAGCGGTACCGGCGTCTGCAACGAACTGTCGGTGCCTACCGGCTCGTCATCGGGCAGCCGCGGCAGGACGACCTGCTGCGCTATGTCGGCCACAGCGACGAAGACACGTCGTGGTTGAGGATCGACCTCACCCCTGCCGCCGTCGAGATCGAGCCGTTCGACGACGCTGGTTCGCCCGCGACCGAGACGATCTTCGATCCGATGCACGACGAACCGCCGTACACGCCGAACCCGTGGGGCAACGAAGAAGAGGCTCTTCTCGCCGCCGTGCTGTACAACGGCGGCTTGCTCGGGATCAACGTGCGCGAGGGCAGGGGCGCGACGCCGGCCGAACATCGCGAGATCGCTCGACGCGCTGGCTATCTGGATGCACGTGGCGTCGCTGGGGTGCGTTCGGAGCATCGCTCCGGCGGGCGGTGGGTCACGGTCGTCGGGCGGCGAGAGCTCGAGGGGAGTGCCCAGGCCCTTGGTTTCTCCATGCCGGCCGATCTGACGTGGTGA
- a CDS encoding phospholipase D family protein, with the protein MTLAPQSRVMLTDALRPPAGFRVETAVGTTYSLDLTSLLLAPLSFAVFDHDGDRTEAVAAVDPVRLLEAVRRHSRRTTVFCQAGGIHVPGAFRPILTFTEDSVVEVMPPEGRTIFHPKVWALRFVDVDGRSLHRFVILSRNMTFDRSWDTALVLDEDEVGTIDAAPAADFLRGLPGLALRGAGPERGQQVEDLASTLQSVRFAPPSPFTEGRLLPIGLRDEPVWPIPDFGRRLLAISPFLTRQAVSSLVSVAGERTIVSRAESLDLIGSRVLDGWDVNVLHRLAEADTEQDVDAASPALDEFIGTSEGLHAKTFVVDLPGSRSMTVTGSANLTSVPWGKSVEFDAVLVGPTASCGVAATLDGSTEVPGIRQLLTGYSVTAPDGLADAAIATSHEIERFHQTLAIGAPELHVAPLDEQRVTTTLSLSVPGGAPGETRVWPVSLPADGQSRDIGDELRWEIAPLNVTPFIAVETTAGTGDARVTRRCVLKAALTGSVDVRRQDAVASILRSKADVLRYLVLLLGDPSYDALLAQAVGGGGAFAGTFSGEAGSDVALLEPLVRATGRDEDALARVASLIEELRDLPDGDQLVPDGFEELWDVVWQVHQEANR; encoded by the coding sequence ATGACGCTCGCACCGCAGTCCCGCGTGATGCTCACGGACGCACTCCGCCCACCGGCGGGCTTTCGCGTGGAGACCGCCGTGGGTACGACGTACTCGCTCGACCTGACGTCGCTCCTGCTCGCGCCGCTGTCGTTCGCTGTCTTCGACCACGACGGCGACCGCACCGAGGCCGTCGCAGCGGTCGACCCCGTCCGTCTGCTCGAGGCGGTGCGCCGGCACAGCCGCCGCACCACCGTGTTCTGCCAGGCGGGCGGGATCCATGTCCCCGGCGCGTTCCGACCGATCCTCACGTTCACGGAGGACAGCGTGGTCGAGGTGATGCCCCCGGAGGGGCGCACGATCTTCCACCCGAAGGTCTGGGCGCTGCGCTTCGTCGATGTCGACGGCAGATCGCTTCACCGGTTCGTAATCCTCAGCCGGAACATGACGTTCGACCGGTCGTGGGACACGGCTCTCGTCCTCGACGAGGACGAGGTGGGGACGATCGACGCCGCTCCTGCAGCCGATTTCCTCCGTGGCCTCCCCGGGCTCGCGCTGCGGGGCGCAGGGCCTGAACGTGGACAACAGGTCGAGGACCTCGCCTCCACCCTCCAGAGCGTCCGGTTCGCACCGCCGTCACCGTTCACCGAGGGGCGCCTGCTGCCGATCGGCCTGCGCGACGAGCCCGTGTGGCCGATCCCGGACTTCGGGCGGCGGCTCCTGGCGATCAGTCCGTTCCTCACCCGGCAGGCCGTCAGCTCGCTCGTGTCCGTCGCCGGCGAACGCACGATCGTCTCGCGGGCGGAGAGCCTCGACCTCATCGGATCCCGGGTGCTCGACGGGTGGGACGTCAATGTGCTGCACCGCCTCGCGGAAGCCGACACCGAGCAGGACGTCGATGCAGCATCACCGGCGCTCGACGAGTTCATCGGCACCTCGGAAGGCCTGCACGCCAAGACGTTCGTCGTCGATCTGCCCGGTTCTCGCTCGATGACCGTGACAGGCAGCGCGAACCTGACCTCGGTACCCTGGGGGAAGAGCGTCGAGTTCGACGCGGTCCTCGTCGGCCCCACGGCGAGCTGTGGCGTCGCGGCCACGCTCGACGGCTCGACCGAGGTCCCCGGAATTCGGCAGCTGCTCACCGGATACTCGGTCACGGCTCCGGACGGGCTTGCCGACGCCGCGATCGCGACCTCGCACGAGATCGAACGCTTCCACCAGACGCTCGCGATCGGCGCTCCCGAGCTGCACGTCGCGCCGCTCGACGAGCAGCGGGTGACCACGACCCTGTCTCTCTCTGTCCCGGGTGGCGCTCCGGGCGAGACACGCGTGTGGCCGGTCTCGCTCCCTGCGGACGGGCAGTCGCGCGACATCGGCGACGAGCTGCGGTGGGAGATCGCGCCGCTCAACGTCACACCGTTCATCGCGGTCGAGACCACGGCGGGCACCGGCGACGCCCGCGTTACGCGGCGCTGCGTGCTGAAGGCCGCGCTGACCGGGTCCGTCGATGTCCGTCGCCAGGACGCCGTCGCCTCGATCCTGCGCAGCAAGGCGGACGTCCTGCGCTATCTCGTCCTGCTGCTCGGCGACCCGTCCTACGACGCACTGCTGGCTCAGGCAGTTGGAGGCGGCGGAGCGTTCGCCGGCACCTTCAGCGGGGAGGCCGGGAGCGACGTCGCGCTGCTCGAACCGCTCGTCCGTGCCACAGGACGCGACGAGGACGCCCTGGCCCGCGTGGCGAGCCTAATCGAGGAGCTGCGCGACCTGCCGGACGGGGACCAGCTCGTCCCTGACGGCTTCGAAGAGCTGTGGGACGTGGTGTGGCAGGTCCACCAGGAGGCGAACCGATGA